One Actinomyces respiraculi DNA window includes the following coding sequences:
- a CDS encoding cell division protein CrgA: protein MADKKKTDPSRSGNPAKAAAAEREHLEASRAAANRVSRTPQKVRDTSSPRWYAPTMVGLMIVGLLWVVVTYLFQGRYPLPYFTQHHGSDWLINGNLYIGFAVILIGFLGLLRWK from the coding sequence GTGGCCGACAAGAAGAAGACCGACCCCAGCCGTTCGGGCAACCCCGCCAAGGCCGCTGCCGCTGAGCGCGAGCACCTGGAGGCCTCTCGCGCGGCCGCGAACCGCGTCTCGCGCACGCCGCAGAAGGTCCGCGACACCTCCTCACCCAGGTGGTACGCACCCACGATGGTGGGCCTCATGATTGTTGGCCTGCTATGGGTGGTGGTCACCTACCTGTTCCAGGGGCGCTACCCACTGCCGTACTTCACCCAGCACCACGGCTCGGACTGGCTCATCAACGGCAACCTCTACATCGGCTTCGCCGTCATACTGATCGGCTTCCTGGGACTACTGCGCTGGAAGTGA
- a CDS encoding YbdD/YjiX family protein yields the protein MTQQVARIRSGFTKARTLWRDFTGESAYDRYVERHRREHPECEPMTQRQWWRAKADFDEDNVQARCC from the coding sequence ATGACGCAGCAAGTGGCCCGCATCCGCAGCGGCTTCACGAAGGCCCGCACCTTGTGGCGGGACTTCACGGGCGAGTCGGCCTACGACCGCTACGTCGAGCGGCATCGCCGCGAGCACCCCGAGTGCGAGCCGATGACGCAGCGCCAGTGGTGGCGGGCCAAGGCGGACTTCGACGAGGACAACGTCCAGGCCCGCTGCTGCTGA
- a CDS encoding FtsW/RodA/SpoVE family cell cycle protein — MPSPAPVAVSSARHPSGRWDEAVLLVAALALGLGGFVLTTINRTGSQPADVLPLAGALVAVTLVVHLWVRRTAPWADPVLLPVAVALNGLGLAMIYRLDLSYERTGDIHNYGTKQAVWTALGVLLFCLVLLVRDHRMLRRWDRRAMWGGLLFLILPFVPGLGTEVNGARIWIRVGPMSFQPAELTKVLLAVFFASFLVANRDNLALAGRRVLGINLPRVRHLGPLLVVWGASILVLVAQRDLGSSLLLFGLFVVTLYVATDRPSWLLLGAGLFTPAAWFAATHLSHVQQRVTAWLDAMDPEVFDMPGGSWQLVTGLFGLASGGLLGSGWGEGYPNLVTFANSDFIVAALGEELGLTGLLAILMLYLVLVQRGMSTAMRLRDGFGKLLAVSLSFTIALQVFVVVGGVTRLIPLTGLTTPFLAYGGSSLVANWVILALLVRLSDAARRPAVAAPQIIDTAELPTSIRRSVLDADTQENSPEDAAENAAGHSPAPTRTKEGS; from the coding sequence GTGCCCAGTCCCGCTCCCGTAGCCGTCTCCTCCGCCCGGCATCCGTCCGGGCGCTGGGATGAGGCCGTGCTGCTCGTCGCCGCCCTCGCCCTGGGCCTGGGCGGCTTCGTGCTGACCACCATCAACCGCACGGGCAGCCAACCCGCCGATGTGCTGCCGTTGGCAGGCGCTCTCGTGGCGGTCACGCTCGTTGTCCACCTGTGGGTGCGGCGCACGGCCCCCTGGGCGGACCCGGTGCTCCTGCCGGTGGCGGTGGCTCTCAACGGCCTGGGCCTGGCGATGATCTACCGACTCGACCTGTCCTACGAGCGCACCGGCGATATCCACAACTACGGCACGAAGCAGGCCGTGTGGACCGCCCTGGGCGTGCTCCTGTTCTGCCTCGTGCTGCTCGTGCGCGACCACCGGATGCTGCGCCGCTGGGACCGGCGGGCGATGTGGGGGGGGCTGCTCTTCCTCATCCTGCCCTTCGTGCCGGGCCTGGGCACTGAGGTCAACGGCGCCCGCATCTGGATCCGCGTGGGCCCCATGTCCTTCCAGCCCGCGGAGCTGACGAAGGTGCTCCTGGCGGTCTTCTTCGCCTCCTTCCTCGTAGCCAACCGGGACAACCTGGCACTGGCCGGCCGCCGCGTGCTGGGCATCAACCTGCCGCGGGTCCGCCACCTCGGGCCGCTGCTCGTCGTGTGGGGCGCGAGCATCCTCGTGCTCGTGGCGCAACGGGACCTGGGCTCCTCCCTCCTGCTCTTCGGTCTGTTCGTCGTCACCCTGTACGTGGCGACCGACCGCCCCTCCTGGCTGCTGCTCGGAGCGGGCCTGTTCACGCCCGCCGCCTGGTTCGCCGCCACCCACCTGTCCCACGTGCAGCAGCGCGTGACCGCCTGGCTCGACGCCATGGATCCCGAGGTCTTCGACATGCCGGGCGGCTCCTGGCAGCTCGTCACCGGCCTGTTCGGCCTGGCCTCGGGCGGCCTGCTGGGCTCGGGCTGGGGCGAGGGCTACCCCAACCTCGTGACCTTCGCGAACTCGGACTTCATCGTCGCGGCCCTGGGTGAGGAGCTGGGGCTCACGGGCCTGCTGGCGATCCTCATGCTCTACCTCGTGCTCGTCCAACGGGGCATGAGCACGGCCATGCGCCTGCGTGACGGCTTCGGCAAGCTGCTGGCGGTGAGCCTGTCCTTCACCATCGCTCTGCAGGTCTTCGTCGTCGTCGGCGGCGTCACGCGCCTCATCCCGCTGACGGGACTGACGACGCCCTTCCTCGCCTACGGCGGGTCCTCCCTTGTGGCCAACTGGGTGATCCTGGCGCTGCTCGTGCGCCTGTCCGACGCCGCCCGCCGCCCGGCCGTGGCCGCACCGCAGATCATCGACACGGCCGAGCTGCCGACGTCGATCCGCCGCAGCGTGCTGGACGCGGACACCCAGGAGAACAGTCCTGAGGACGCCGCCGAGAATGCCGCCGGGCACAGTCCGGCACCCACGCGGACGAAGGAGGGGTCGTGA
- a CDS encoding class E sortase, whose product MPRRHACHHRRTWFDYLVGGIGELLITSGIVIALFLVWQLWWTSIDAVESAQAIQEEFETTQVASPLIAGKRHTEDPPPVAPVGYGETIGMLIVPKWYGVTNNNMPILEGTGADVLDQAAAGHYDYTQQVGEVGNFAIAGHRRTNGNSFRRIDLLEPGDEIIVATTDTWYVYVVTDYQIVEPYDVEVIAPVPGDPTATPTQRMLTLTTCHSVTTGEWGNDHRWITHATLSYWMPRSEGRPESILNDPEVN is encoded by the coding sequence ATGCCTCGTCGGCACGCCTGCCATCATCGGCGCACCTGGTTCGACTACCTGGTGGGAGGCATCGGGGAGCTCCTCATCACCTCCGGCATCGTCATCGCCCTGTTCCTTGTGTGGCAGCTGTGGTGGACGAGCATCGACGCCGTCGAGAGCGCCCAGGCGATCCAGGAGGAATTCGAGACCACCCAGGTCGCCTCACCGCTGATCGCCGGCAAACGCCACACGGAGGACCCGCCGCCCGTCGCGCCCGTCGGCTACGGCGAGACCATCGGGATGCTCATCGTGCCCAAGTGGTACGGCGTGACGAACAACAACATGCCGATCCTCGAGGGCACCGGCGCCGACGTGCTCGACCAGGCCGCCGCGGGTCACTACGACTACACCCAGCAGGTCGGTGAGGTCGGCAACTTCGCCATCGCCGGGCACCGACGCACCAACGGCAACTCCTTCAGGCGCATCGACCTGCTCGAGCCCGGCGACGAGATCATCGTCGCTACCACGGACACCTGGTACGTCTACGTCGTCACCGACTACCAGATCGTCGAGCCCTACGACGTCGAGGTCATCGCCCCCGTGCCGGGTGACCCGACGGCGACGCCCACCCAGCGCATGCTCACGCTCACCACCTGCCACTCCGTGACCACCGGCGAGTGGGGCAACGACCACCGCTGGATCACCCACGCGACCCTGTCCTACTGGATGCCCCGCTCGGAGGGCCGCCCAGAGTCGATCCTCAACGACCCGGAGGTCAACTGA
- a CDS encoding FhaA domain-containing protein → MGFLDRFEKGVENVAGRAMSRFSNDVEPIEIASKLRETMDKRAAAFARDRSVVPNVFLVHLAPSDIERINAWGGDEMVRQMVEVLTSHAAEQGYSFVGPVEVSFLPDQTLTAPAIEIDSSTRRGAAAPAAAAAPTPSTPILDVDGQHYLLTGPVTIIGRGSEADIIVDDSGVSRRHLEIRLTQGHAIATDLGSTNGTFVEGHRIDAATLLDGNTLTVGRTRIMFWDGTHGAEAHG, encoded by the coding sequence ATGGGGTTCCTTGACAGGTTCGAGAAGGGCGTCGAGAACGTCGCCGGGCGCGCAATGTCCCGCTTCTCCAACGACGTCGAACCCATCGAGATCGCCTCCAAGCTCCGCGAGACGATGGACAAACGTGCTGCCGCCTTCGCACGCGACCGCTCGGTCGTGCCCAACGTCTTCCTCGTGCACCTGGCCCCCTCCGACATCGAGCGCATCAACGCCTGGGGCGGCGACGAGATGGTGCGTCAGATGGTGGAGGTCCTCACCTCCCACGCCGCCGAGCAGGGCTACTCCTTCGTCGGGCCTGTGGAGGTCTCCTTCCTCCCCGACCAGACCCTGACCGCCCCCGCCATCGAGATCGACTCCTCCACGCGCCGCGGCGCGGCTGCCCCGGCCGCTGCGGCCGCCCCCACCCCCTCCACCCCGATCCTCGACGTCGACGGCCAGCACTACCTGCTCACCGGCCCGGTCACCATCATCGGACGCGGCTCGGAGGCGGACATCATCGTCGACGACTCCGGCGTCTCGCGCCGCCACCTCGAGATCCGCCTCACCCAGGGCCACGCCATCGCCACGGACCTCGGCTCCACCAACGGCACCTTCGTCGAGGGCCACCGCATCGACGCCGCCACCCTCCTGGACGGCAACACCCTCACGGTGGGGCGCACCCGCATCATGTTCTGGGACGGCACCCACGGAGCCGAGGCGCACGGGTGA
- a CDS encoding serine/threonine-protein kinase has translation MRPEVGLQLQGRYQLVERIAVGGMGEVWKATDLRSGRAVAAKILRHELTGDEIFLSRLRAEARNSRGLRHPNLAVVLDSGERDGSGWIIMELVQGRALADIISEQGTMQPADILPVLAQVARALQVVHDSGVVHRDVKPSNILINREGLAKLTDFGISTGTHQRPLTATGMVMGTAQYLAPEQAMGSMATPAGDLYALGVIGYEALVGRRPFMGATQVDIAFAHVNQEVPPMPDSVPPEVRAVVMDLLEKKPAARPHSAREVARRLDRIVVNLPAESWDPRQAPTWVATGRAAANPGKGPASAPASSAGLNRGTAATSASAEASTVRTSSTSRRPGTPTVPAVGRLATTHRAAGTTGRHSTDRGLLGLRLEMWSWIVLAVVTTLVLALCLGTLAQARAVLGDGVLTSATPLKEAL, from the coding sequence ATGAGGCCGGAGGTCGGCCTGCAGCTCCAGGGCCGCTACCAACTCGTGGAGCGCATCGCCGTGGGCGGCATGGGCGAGGTGTGGAAGGCCACCGACCTGCGCTCGGGACGCGCCGTCGCCGCGAAGATCCTGCGTCATGAGTTGACCGGGGACGAGATCTTCCTGTCGCGCCTGCGGGCGGAGGCGCGCAACTCGCGGGGCCTGCGCCACCCGAACCTCGCCGTCGTCCTGGACTCCGGGGAGAGGGACGGCTCGGGCTGGATCATCATGGAGCTCGTCCAGGGCCGGGCCCTGGCCGACATCATCTCCGAGCAGGGCACCATGCAGCCCGCCGACATCCTGCCGGTGCTCGCACAGGTGGCGCGCGCCCTGCAGGTGGTGCACGACTCGGGGGTCGTCCACCGTGACGTCAAGCCCTCCAACATCCTCATCAACCGTGAGGGACTGGCCAAGCTCACGGACTTCGGGATCTCCACGGGCACCCATCAGCGCCCGCTGACGGCCACCGGCATGGTGATGGGCACGGCCCAGTACCTGGCGCCCGAGCAGGCGATGGGCAGCATGGCCACGCCGGCCGGGGACCTGTACGCCCTGGGGGTCATCGGCTACGAGGCGCTCGTGGGGCGGCGTCCCTTCATGGGTGCCACCCAGGTGGACATCGCCTTCGCGCACGTCAACCAAGAGGTCCCGCCGATGCCTGACTCGGTGCCCCCCGAGGTCCGTGCGGTCGTCATGGACCTGCTGGAGAAGAAGCCCGCGGCGCGCCCGCACTCGGCCCGTGAGGTGGCGCGGCGCCTGGACCGGATCGTCGTCAACCTGCCGGCCGAGTCCTGGGACCCGCGCCAGGCCCCCACCTGGGTGGCGACCGGCCGTGCCGCCGCGAACCCGGGTAAGGGCCCGGCCTCCGCCCCGGCCTCCTCCGCAGGGCTCAATCGCGGCACCGCGGCCACGTCCGCAAGCGCTGAAGCGAGCACGGTCCGCACCTCCAGCACCTCGCGTCGCCCGGGCACACCCACCGTCCCGGCCGTCGGACGTCTGGCCACCACCCACCGTGCCGCGGGCACCACCGGGCGTCATTCCACCGACCGTGGGCTGCTGGGACTGCGTCTTGAGATGTGGTCCTGGATCGTCCTCGCCGTCGTCACCACACTCGTTCTGGCGCTATGCCTAGGTACCCTGGCGCAAGCGCGAGCGGTGCTGGGTGACGGCGTCCTCACGTCCGCTACCCCTTTGAAGGAGGCACTGTGA
- a CDS encoding PP2C family protein-serine/threonine phosphatase: MTTSLRYAARSSVGLVRASNQDSGYAGPHLMVLCDGMGGPAGGDIASAVAIDHLSPLDADSHQAGELLDLLRTAVQDAHQDLMSRSASDPALAGLGTTCIAVMRSGNKLAMVHVGDSRAYLLREGELTQVTTDHTFVEYLVETGRLTREQAREHPQRSVLLRVLGDAEGDVQLDESIREAVPGDRWLLCSDGLSGPVSADTIKDVLTRVADPGAAADELINLAERAGGPDNITAVIFDVVDTDAPAQTGAQVVGSAARHRERAAEPEDGPRTPAAKAAALVAGLEDTEGDSRSREDEALASLADSHARLRRTRRRRAVLSTLVLIVALAGALVLGYRWTQTQFYVSTSGGKVAIFQGIPQTLGPLSLSHLVETYSEPSLAELDERMRQRLEETVSQPSLEAAREYVNTTVVGYTSEVVSPSPSARATPTDPAGPSPSPTSGPTGQ, translated from the coding sequence ATGACCACCTCCCTGCGATACGCCGCCCGCTCCTCCGTCGGGCTCGTGCGCGCCTCCAACCAGGACTCCGGCTACGCCGGGCCGCACCTGATGGTCCTGTGCGACGGCATGGGCGGCCCCGCCGGCGGGGACATCGCCTCCGCCGTCGCCATTGACCACCTCAGCCCCCTCGACGCCGACTCCCACCAGGCCGGCGAGCTGCTGGACCTGCTGCGTACCGCCGTGCAGGACGCCCATCAGGACCTCATGTCCCGCTCGGCCTCCGACCCCGCCCTGGCGGGCCTGGGCACCACCTGCATCGCGGTGATGCGCAGCGGCAACAAGCTCGCCATGGTCCACGTGGGCGACTCGCGCGCCTATCTCCTGCGCGAGGGCGAGCTCACCCAGGTCACCACCGACCACACCTTCGTCGAGTACCTCGTCGAGACCGGGCGACTGACCCGCGAGCAGGCCCGCGAGCACCCGCAGCGCTCGGTGCTCCTGCGCGTCCTGGGTGACGCGGAGGGCGATGTCCAGCTCGACGAGTCGATCCGTGAGGCCGTCCCCGGCGACCGCTGGCTGCTGTGCTCGGACGGCCTGAGCGGCCCGGTCTCCGCCGACACCATCAAGGACGTCCTCACGCGCGTCGCCGACCCGGGGGCCGCAGCGGACGAGCTCATCAACCTGGCCGAGCGCGCCGGGGGCCCGGACAACATCACCGCGGTCATCTTCGACGTCGTGGACACGGACGCACCCGCCCAGACGGGTGCCCAGGTGGTCGGCTCCGCCGCTCGGCACCGCGAGCGCGCCGCCGAGCCGGAGGACGGGCCCCGCACCCCCGCCGCCAAGGCCGCCGCCCTCGTCGCCGGCCTGGAGGACACGGAGGGTGACTCCCGCAGCCGCGAGGATGAGGCCCTGGCCTCCCTGGCCGACTCTCATGCCCGCCTGCGCCGCACCCGGCGCCGTCGGGCTGTGCTCAGCACGCTCGTCCTCATCGTCGCCCTGGCCGGCGCTCTTGTCCTGGGCTACCGGTGGACGCAGACGCAGTTCTACGTCTCCACCTCCGGCGGGAAGGTCGCCATCTTCCAGGGGATCCCACAGACCCTGGGGCCGCTGAGCCTGTCGCACCTGGTGGAGACCTACTCCGAGCCCTCCCTGGCCGAGCTCGACGAGCGCATGCGCCAGCGCCTGGAGGAGACGGTCTCCCAGCCCTCCCTTGAGGCCGCCCGCGAGTACGTCAACACGACGGTCGTCGGCTACACGAGTGAGGTCGTCTCCCCCTCGCCGTCGGCCCGGGCGACGCCGACAGACCCGGCGGGCCCGTCCCCCTCGCCGACCAGCGGCCCGACGGGGCAGTGA
- a CDS encoding FHA domain-containing protein FhaB/FipA: MSALAFTAARLGFLALLWVFVLLIVRALRQDVASAVPASRRRESGTTQAAPTGRRRGATRLVITEGPLAGSTVPLTPTSITIGRSPSCTLVLEDSYASSRHARVFPKDGAWWLEDLGSTNGTMVGGRPVRGTVELPVGEPVRIGQTTLELRP, from the coding sequence GTGAGCGCGCTCGCCTTCACCGCCGCCAGGCTCGGCTTCCTCGCCCTGCTGTGGGTCTTCGTGCTGCTCATCGTGCGTGCCCTGCGCCAGGACGTGGCCAGCGCGGTTCCGGCAAGCCGACGGCGTGAAAGCGGCACCACCCAGGCGGCCCCCACGGGTCGCCGCCGTGGCGCGACGCGCCTGGTCATCACCGAGGGCCCCCTGGCAGGCTCCACCGTCCCACTCACCCCAACGTCCATCACTATCGGCCGCTCACCCTCGTGCACGCTCGTCCTGGAGGACTCCTACGCCTCGTCACGCCATGCCCGGGTCTTCCCCAAGGACGGGGCCTGGTGGCTGGAGGACCTCGGTTCAACCAACGGCACCATGGTCGGCGGCCGCCCGGTGAGGGGCACCGTCGAGCTCCCCGTGGGTGAGCCCGTGCGGATCGGCCAGACCACCCTGGAGCTGCGCCCATGA
- the pknB gene encoding Stk1 family PASTA domain-containing Ser/Thr kinase has product MTGQHPQVLAGRYEIRELIGRGGMAEVHLGYDTRLSRIIAVKLLRSDIAGDPTFQARFRREATSAAALNHPSIVAVYDSGEEQLTSPDGSVSTVPYIVMEYVEGHTVRELLGEGEAVPIPEAVEIVTGVLDALEYSHRAGIVHRDIKPGNIMLTSTGAVKVMDFGIARAVEDSAATVTQTHAVVGTAQYLSPEQARGEIVDSRSDLYSAGCLLYELLTGQPPFVGDSAVAIAYQHVREIPRPPSSVAADVPEALDRVVLKSLAKNRDDRYEDAAHMRTDLLAAARGAAVLAPAVDTWTSATTVLASAPTPAPAPAPTPAPPAAQNAVAEEQDKRPARWWVWALIVALLIAAGIGIGLLMTDRLGGSTPAPTSTATAAAVPDVKGKSESEARQAIESVGLVFVKGSDVASDDIPSGQAVSSEPGAGTSALLGTEITVHFSAGSAMVEVPDVSDMTQEQAKEALEKAGLKVGTVTAEDSPKITKDKVVRTSPVAGTSVQRGESVGLVVSTGKTTVPDLTGHTQEQARQALEKAGLRVGDVVRGDSDAEHKDLVLSSDPAADSQVELGSYVSIVVGSGQAASLPVPDVRGMTQEQARQALDGFTQVIFQSRTTTNQNEDGLVVEVTPAPGSTISADTLVTVTLGKYQAATPTPTSGH; this is encoded by the coding sequence GTGACTGGCCAGCATCCCCAGGTCCTCGCGGGTCGTTACGAGATCCGCGAGCTCATTGGCCGCGGCGGCATGGCCGAGGTCCACCTCGGCTATGACACGCGCCTGTCGCGCATCATCGCCGTCAAGCTGCTGCGCTCGGACATCGCCGGTGACCCCACCTTCCAGGCGCGCTTCCGTCGTGAGGCCACGAGCGCGGCCGCGCTCAACCACCCGTCGATCGTCGCCGTCTACGACTCCGGTGAGGAGCAGCTGACCAGCCCGGACGGCTCGGTGAGCACCGTGCCGTACATCGTCATGGAGTACGTCGAGGGGCACACGGTGCGTGAGCTGCTGGGCGAGGGCGAGGCCGTGCCGATCCCAGAGGCCGTGGAGATCGTCACCGGGGTGCTCGACGCCCTGGAGTACTCCCACCGCGCCGGCATCGTCCACCGCGATATCAAGCCGGGCAACATCATGCTCACCTCCACGGGCGCCGTGAAGGTCATGGACTTCGGCATCGCCCGCGCCGTCGAGGACTCGGCGGCCACGGTGACCCAGACGCACGCCGTCGTCGGCACCGCCCAGTACCTGTCCCCGGAGCAGGCGCGTGGAGAGATCGTCGACTCGCGCTCGGACCTGTACTCGGCGGGCTGTCTGCTCTATGAGCTGCTGACGGGCCAGCCGCCCTTCGTGGGGGACTCGGCGGTGGCGATCGCCTATCAGCACGTGCGTGAGATCCCGCGCCCGCCCTCGTCCGTCGCGGCGGACGTGCCCGAGGCTCTGGACCGGGTGGTCCTCAAGTCGCTGGCGAAGAACCGTGACGACCGCTACGAGGACGCCGCCCACATGCGCACGGACCTGCTGGCCGCCGCCCGCGGTGCCGCGGTGCTCGCGCCCGCGGTCGACACGTGGACCTCCGCCACCACCGTCCTGGCGTCGGCACCGACCCCCGCGCCCGCACCGGCACCCACACCGGCACCTCCGGCCGCACAGAACGCCGTCGCCGAGGAGCAGGACAAGCGCCCCGCGCGCTGGTGGGTGTGGGCCCTCATCGTCGCCCTGCTCATCGCCGCGGGCATCGGCATCGGTCTGCTCATGACCGACCGCCTGGGCGGCAGCACACCGGCACCCACGTCGACGGCGACGGCCGCGGCGGTCCCCGACGTCAAGGGCAAGAGCGAGTCCGAGGCGCGTCAGGCCATCGAGAGCGTCGGCCTGGTCTTCGTCAAGGGTTCCGACGTCGCCTCCGACGACATCCCGTCCGGCCAGGCCGTCTCCTCCGAGCCGGGTGCGGGCACCTCCGCGCTCCTCGGCACGGAGATCACCGTGCACTTCTCGGCCGGCTCGGCGATGGTGGAGGTGCCCGACGTCTCCGACATGACGCAGGAGCAGGCCAAGGAGGCTCTGGAGAAGGCCGGGCTCAAGGTCGGCACGGTCACCGCTGAGGACTCTCCGAAGATCACCAAGGACAAGGTGGTGCGCACGAGCCCCGTGGCCGGCACCTCCGTCCAGCGCGGCGAGTCCGTGGGCCTGGTCGTGTCCACCGGCAAGACCACCGTCCCGGACCTGACCGGCCACACGCAGGAACAGGCCCGTCAGGCCCTGGAAAAGGCGGGGCTGAGGGTCGGCGACGTCGTGCGCGGTGACTCGGACGCGGAGCACAAGGACCTCGTCCTGTCCTCTGACCCGGCCGCCGACTCCCAGGTGGAGCTGGGCAGTTACGTATCCATCGTCGTCGGCTCCGGGCAGGCGGCCTCGCTGCCCGTGCCCGATGTGCGCGGGATGACGCAGGAGCAGGCCCGTCAGGCCCTGGACGGTTTCACTCAGGTGATCTTCCAGTCCCGCACGACGACGAACCAGAACGAGGACGGCCTCGTCGTCGAGGTGACGCCGGCGCCCGGCTCGACGATCAGCGCGGACACCCTCGTGACCGTGACACTCGGCAAGTACCAGGCCGCCACGCCGACGCCGACGTCGGGCCACTGA
- a CDS encoding peptidoglycan D,D-transpeptidase FtsI family protein, with the protein MNRQIHQMTVLVLVMFLALAASITSVQGLSRPALWESSSEQGTLVTDPRNSRTIFAQYGTDRGQIIVGGNVIVDSQPVDDAYAYQRLYLGGQMYSHVTGYFSTAFASMTGLEQAENSVLNGDDPSLLSSRLSALVTGGSLSGGSVELTINPQIQQAAWDALDGRRGSVVALDPSTGAILAMVSSPSYDANLLASHDADAAVAAYSQLQADEANPLSNRAIAGDLYPPGSTFKILTLAAALRAGMLSPETEVAAPNSLALPGTSHELMNYAGESCGNGTVTVAYAFAESCNTPFGQMAMDLGDAALAQEAAAWGFGARMNVPLAVTPSVYPANDDTAQTAMAGIGQSSVRVTPLMMALVAATVANGGEQMSPFLVARTLDPDLNVVSTTTPSVARTPVNTQTAATLASLMTQAVAEGTGSSAQVPGVSVAGKTGTAETGSDVGGPITWFIGFAGTDPQHPSIALAVVLDGGEQTADGGTGGSVAGPIAAAVIDAAVDQ; encoded by the coding sequence GTGAACCGTCAGATCCACCAAATGACCGTCCTGGTCCTCGTGATGTTCCTGGCCCTGGCCGCCTCCATCACCTCCGTCCAAGGCCTGTCGCGCCCCGCCCTGTGGGAGTCCTCCTCCGAGCAGGGCACGCTCGTGACCGACCCGCGCAATTCGCGCACCATCTTCGCCCAGTACGGCACGGACCGGGGCCAGATCATCGTCGGCGGCAACGTCATCGTCGACTCCCAGCCCGTCGACGACGCCTACGCCTACCAGCGCCTCTACCTGGGCGGTCAGATGTACTCCCACGTCACGGGCTACTTCTCCACGGCCTTCGCCTCCATGACGGGCCTGGAACAGGCGGAGAACTCCGTGCTCAACGGGGACGACCCCTCCCTGCTGTCCTCACGGCTCAGTGCCCTCGTGACCGGAGGCTCACTGTCGGGAGGCTCGGTCGAACTGACCATCAACCCGCAGATCCAGCAGGCCGCCTGGGACGCCCTGGACGGACGCCGGGGCTCCGTCGTCGCCCTCGACCCCTCCACGGGCGCGATTCTCGCCATGGTCTCCTCCCCGTCCTACGACGCGAACCTGCTGGCCTCCCACGACGCCGACGCCGCCGTCGCTGCCTACTCCCAGCTCCAGGCCGACGAGGCGAACCCGCTGTCCAACCGGGCCATTGCCGGTGACCTGTACCCACCGGGCTCCACCTTTAAGATCCTCACCCTCGCCGCGGCCCTGCGCGCGGGCATGCTCAGCCCTGAGACCGAGGTCGCCGCCCCGAACAGCCTGGCGCTGCCGGGCACGAGCCATGAGCTCATGAACTACGCCGGTGAGTCCTGCGGCAATGGGACGGTGACGGTCGCCTACGCCTTCGCCGAGTCTTGCAACACCCCCTTTGGCCAGATGGCCATGGACCTGGGTGACGCTGCCCTGGCGCAGGAGGCTGCGGCCTGGGGCTTCGGTGCCCGCATGAACGTGCCCCTGGCCGTCACGCCCTCGGTCTACCCGGCCAACGACGACACCGCACAGACCGCCATGGCGGGCATCGGCCAGTCCTCGGTGCGCGTGACTCCGCTCATGATGGCGCTCGTGGCCGCGACCGTCGCCAACGGCGGCGAGCAGATGAGCCCCTTCCTCGTGGCCCGCACCCTCGACCCGGACCTCAACGTCGTGTCGACGACGACGCCGAGCGTGGCGCGCACACCCGTCAACACCCAGACCGCGGCGACCCTCGCCTCCCTCATGACTCAGGCCGTTGCTGAGGGCACCGGGTCCAGCGCCCAGGTGCCGGGGGTTTCCGTGGCCGGCAAGACCGGCACGGCCGAAACCGGTTCCGACGTCGGCGGCCCAATCACCTGGTTCATCGGCTTCGCGGGGACGGACCCGCAGCACCCGAGCATCGCGCTCGCCGTCGTCCTTGACGGCGGGGAGCAGACCGCCGACGGCGGCACGGGAGGTTCCGTGGCCGGCCCGATCGCGGCGGCAGTCATCGACGCGGCGGTGGACCAATGA
- a CDS encoding peptidylprolyl isomerase, whose translation MEATLHTSLGDIRLELFPEQAPETVSNFVGLATGAKSWTDPRSGEESSSPLYDGVIFHRVIPGFMIQGGDPLGTGTGGPGYVFDDEIDASLTFSAPYVLAMANAGRRMGKGTNGSQFFITTAPTEWLQGKHTIFGAVADDASRAVVDAISAVTTDPRDRPLEDVVITSVSVTE comes from the coding sequence ATGGAAGCCACACTGCACACCTCCCTCGGCGACATCCGCCTCGAGCTCTTCCCTGAGCAGGCGCCCGAGACCGTCTCCAACTTCGTCGGCCTGGCCACGGGTGCGAAGAGCTGGACCGACCCCCGTTCGGGTGAGGAGTCCTCCTCCCCCCTGTACGACGGCGTCATCTTCCACCGCGTCATCCCCGGCTTCATGATCCAGGGCGGTGACCCGCTTGGCACGGGCACGGGTGGTCCCGGCTACGTCTTCGACGACGAGATCGACGCCTCCCTGACCTTCTCCGCCCCCTACGTCCTGGCGATGGCCAACGCCGGCCGCCGCATGGGCAAGGGCACCAACGGATCGCAGTTCTTCATCACGACCGCTCCCACCGAGTGGCTGCAGGGCAAGCACACGATCTTCGGTGCGGTTGCCGACGACGCCTCCCGCGCGGTCGTAGACGCCATCAGCGCGGTGACCACGGATCCGCGTGACCGCCCCCTTGAGGACGTGGTCATCACCTCGGTGTCCGTCACTGAGTGA